A stretch of DNA from Deltaproteobacteria bacterium:
TCCTTGTGGCTGCCTATCCTATGGGAATGATGGTTTATACATGGTTTGTTTATAGAAAGAATCAGAAATGGGCAAAGATACTTGGACTTATCTCTATTGTGCTTGCTGTCTGCACCCACTGGTATACAGGTGTGGTAATGCAGTTAAACCCCGGCAGAGACTTAAACCATACTGCTATGGCAGCCCTTATATTCCTGACAGGCGCATTTGTATCAGGTGTTGGTTTTATGATTTTTATGCTCTACATGAGAAATCTTATAGTCCCTGAAGAAAAAAAATACGATATGGATTTAACAATAGAGTTAGGAAGGCTTATGGGTTATGGAATTGCATTTGACTTCTTCCTTATATTCTCAGAATTCCTTCAGATGAGATACGGGACAGCAGAGGAGATATTAGTTCTGGATAGAGTCCTCCTTGGAGTATTTATATGGCCATTTTTCTGGGGGCAGATTCTTATAGGCTTGGCAATACCCCTTATAATCGTCTTCTCACCATTAGGCAAGAAGGCATGGGTAGTTGCCCTTATTGCTGGCTTCCTTACATTTGAAGGAACATGGGGCATGCGTGTGTGGTGGGTGTTGGGCGGGCAGTTTTTACAGAGTTTTTATTAACACAATGAAAACCTCAAACCTAAAGGTTTGAGTTACCACATATTATATTGTAACTCAAGGCTTTAGCCTTGATTGCACTATTCATGGGAGGAGATATAGATGTTAAGGATAAGCAGGAGAAACTTCATAAAGCTCGGTATGTCCACCACAGCAGCCCTTGCCTCCGGTGTTGGTTACAGTAAACTCCTGATGGCAAAGGAGCTTGATTTAGGGGGGCGGAGTTATAATCACATTACTGCGGCAAAGGAGAGAATATCTGTCGGAACCACATGCTCTTTGTGCAGATACTATACCTGCGGCGCTCTGGCATTTGTAGAGGAAGGCGCGGTTGTAGCCATGGGCGGCAACCCCATCCATCCATCATCAAGGGCAAGGCTCTGTCCTCTTGGTAATACCTCCCACCTCAAGATTCATGACCCGGACAGAATCCTCTTTCCATTAAAGAGGATGGGACCAAGGGGTTCTGGCAAGTGGAAGAGGATTACATGGGATGATGCTTTAAATGAGGTGGCAGGCAAGGTCAGGGCTGCATTGGATAAAGGCAAACCAGAGGAGATATGCCTTAATTACGGCAGGGATGAGACAGACGGGGCTATAAAGAGGTTTATACATACATTAGGTTCAAATTCCATCTTTAACACATCCTGTCACAACAAGAAGGTTGGTATGGAGTCCACATGGGGTGCTGAGATAGAAACACCTGATTTTGCAAAGACAAGGTATATAATAAACTTTGGGGCAAACATATTTGAGACAGCGTATCCACATGCCAGAAGGACTGCAGCCAGTATCAGGGAAAATGGAGCAAAGATTGTAACCTTTGACCCAAGATTGTCCAATACCGCTGGCAGGTCAGATGAGTGGTACCCCATCTTTCCCGGAACAGATGGACTTGTTGCCCTTGCCATGTCAAATGTCATAATGCAGGAAGGGCTTGCTGATAAGGGCTTTATAGATACATGGACCAATTATCCATACGATGGGCTTAAAACATATCTTCAACAGTTCACACCTGAGATGGCAGAGGAAAAGAGCGGTGTTAGAGCAGATGTAATCAAAAGGGTTGCCATTGAGTTTGCAAAGGCAATGCCCGGCACTGTATTCACCTTCAGGGGTGTAAGCGCCCATCTCTTTGGTGTGTATCAGGAAAGGGCATGCATGCTCCTTCCAATAATCACGGGTAATGTAGAGATAAAAGGCGGCTACTGTCTGCCAAGGACAATTAAACTCTCACAGCCCGCACCATCTCTATCTGCGGCAGTGTCCACCAATCCTGCATCTGCTGAATACCCCTTGCCTGCGGCAGCATCAAGCCACCTTCTGCCTTTCTTTATAAAGGACGGCAGACAGAAGGCAGGTGTCTTGTTTAATTATATGAGTAACCCTGTGTATAGTTCCCCTGCTGCCAGTTACTGGAGGGATGTCCTAAAGGATGAAAAACTTGTCCCCTATACAGTAGATTTTAGTCCATTTATGAGCGAGACTGCGGAACTGGCAGATTTGATTCTTCCTGATGCAGTGTCGTTAGAAAGACATGGAATAGTAAGTGTTCCATCAACCCTATTTCCTACGCTTGATGTCAGGCAGCCTGCGGTAAAACCCATTGGTGAATCTATGGATACCCGGTTTGTTTTACAGAGGATTATCCAATCAATAGACCCTGATGACAAGAAGGGCTTTAAGAAACAATGGGATTTCAAGGATGGAGAGGACTGGGTTAAGAAAAATCTTGAAGGCATTAACCTTGCTGACAAATACAAAGACCTGAAAGAGAAGGGGGTTTTGCCTGTATATGAAAGGCTTGACCCTAAAATAAGGGATATTGTTGATAAGGGTGGTAAACCTATAGAGGCAGAGTATGGAATTTATAAAAAGCCGTTGACTCAGGGGGAGATGGAAAAGGCAAAGGTAGATTTAAAAAAAGGTGCTGTTATAAAAGATGGCAAGACTATAGGCATTGTGGTCAATGGAGCGAAACTCAAGGGTTTTGAAACCCCGTCCAGAAAGATAGAGATATATAACAAGGGGTATGAGAAATATGGGTTTAACCCGCTTCCCACATGGGAGGATGTCCCTGCGCACAAGGGTTTAAAAGACGGTGAGATGGTTCTTGTTACATTCAAGTGGTGGTGTCATAACTCATCTGAGACAGCAAACACAAAATTCCTGTCCGAGACCATCCACTCTAATCCTGCATGGCTCAACAGAGAAACAGCAAAGAAGATGGGTATAAAGGACGGCAGTCTTATAAGGCTCACCACACCCGCAGGCTATATGATTACAAAGGTAAAAACCACAGAAGGCATACATCCAAAGGTAGTTGCAGTATCTACATCTGCCGGACACTCGGCACTAGGAAGGGTGGCAAGTATTAATCCTAAGGCCCATAATGCAATGTGGTCTTCTGGCAAGGGGGATGAGGATATTAAGGAAAACCTCTGGTGGAAAGATAAAGGGGTTCATCCAAATGATATTATCCCTGTGTCTTTTGACCCGTTAGGCGGTTCACAGGCATGGTCTGACACAGTAGTTGCTGTCAGTCCTGCTAAAAAGGGTGATAAATATGGAGAGATAAAGGTTGATAATGCTGTCCACCATGCCTTTTATAAGGAAACCATAAGGTGGACATACAAAGGCGACATTTATAAAAAGATGATTGAAGACAGGGAGAAGGCAAAGGCAGCACCAAAGGAAGAGGAGGGATAGAAAATCATGGAAAGACAAGGCAGTGATAAGATTGATAAGATTATTGAGTTCATTAGCAAAAATAAAGTGTCCATTATCGGCGGCGGCATTGGAGCCGTTTTAATCCTCCTCATAGCGGTCATTTCCTTCCTTAATCATGGTTCTGTAAACAACCCCAATTTCTGTGCCTTATGCCATGAGATAAAATATTCCTATGATGATTACAGACCATACCCCATTACAAAGGCAAACTCAGGGGTCAGGGTTGGATGTGCGGAGTGCCATCCAATGGTCTTTGCTGAGTATGAAAAGAGCAAGCACTTTAATGGCAGAAATGGTTTAAGACCGGGGTGCACAAGTTGTCATGAGCCGCACACAGTTGGTAAGTTCGCAAATTTTATGTTTGTTACAGGTCCAATCTTTACATCTAAGCCCGGTTCAGGACCAGGCGGTGCATTCTGGAATATCGCAGCCCCTATGAATGACAAGGAAAGGTGGGAGGCTATCAGGCCAGGACTTGCCAAACGGGTAAGGGAAGGGTTTATGAAAAATGACAGCGCCCCTTGCAGAAACTGTCATAATACCGAGATATTGGTTCCAAAGAGGATTCGCGGCCAGAATGCGCATGAAAAGTTTAAATCCGGAGAAAAGACCTGTATAGAGTGCCACTATAATCTGGTTCATGCAGAAGTGGCATGGAATGTTGATAAGAAGAAAAAATAAGACCTGTTTAGATGGGGACAGATTTTATAATCCGTCCCCGGTTTTTGGCGGGGCAAGGCATGGTTGTCATACTCACTGATGGGTCAGATAAATTAGAAGAAATTAGTAATTTCCTTTCAACCCATGGCTTAGAATTCCGCATAGTCCCTATTAAGGAGTTTAAAGAAGGGCTTAAAGGCAATGTTGAGTTTGTCATCTATGACACCTATAACTTCACTTATAAGGATGTGGAGAATATCAAAATAACAAAGGAGTTTAATATCCCGGTGCTTCTTATAACTGCATATCCCGAGCAATGGGCTATAGAAACGATATCCAAACTGTGGAGATATGATTTTATAAAGGACTACCTTGTTAAGCCTGTAGATATTAAGAAACTGGCGGCATATTTTCCAACTTGTAAGACAGGAGGTGATGCAGAGACCATAAGAATCTAGTGAAACTATTAACAAAAACACTATTTAAAAGGAGGTATTTCAAATGAAGAGATTTTTAAAGAGTCTTGTTTTTTGTTTCCCGATTACTATTGTTGCCCTTGTATTTCTTACTGCCGGCAGTCTTCAGGCAGGAGAGCCTGACTGGGGTAAAATCCCTGAGAGGAAAATAACAGCCTTCAAACCCGGGCAGGCATCATGGGAGTTTGTAGTAGGTGCGGGGCATGGCACAGGCGCAAAGGCAGTCCAAAAGGGTGAGGAGAGGTGTCTTGACTGCCATAAAGGCGAAGAGGCAGAACTGGTAAAAAATATCCTTGGACCAAAGAAACTTGACCCGGAGCCAGTTAAAGGGCATACTACAAAGGAAGTGAGTTTAAAGGCTGCCTATGATAATGAAAATATCTATGTAAGACTTGAATGGGCATCCGCAGGCACAGGTATATTCCCCCAGGACATGTTTAGATACAATGGGAAGGAGTGGGAACTGATAGTGGGTGAGAGGCCCGGGACCCCTGTAGAGGACCTCACAGCAGAGGACAGGGTAAATATTATGTGGGATGACGGCAGTGTGCCCGGCTTTAAGAAATATGGCTGCTGGCTTACCTGTCATAATGACCTTGTGGACATGCCTAACGAGATAGGTGATGAGATAAAGAACAAGAACCCATACTTTGTGAAGAAGAAAAAGAATATAAAGGAGATAACAAAATATCTCCTTCTCACTACAACAAAATCTGATGCGACAGGTGGATGGATGAATATAAATGGCTCTGATGAGGAGTTAGACAAGTTAAAGAAAGAGGGCAAGTTCATTGACCTCTGGCACTGGAAGGCAGGGAGGAGTGGACCGCAGGGTTATGCACAGGACCAGCATATCTTTGTTGACCGTGCAAGTGATAAGGGTAAGGGACCATATACAGCGAACTGGGATAAGGAGAAGAAACAGCCAAAGTTTATGTTTAATAAAGCAAAACTCGGCTATAATGGTTTTGAGTGGGGAGATGTAATCAAGATACAGACCCGTAAAAAGAATGTCCCTGCATATCTCCTGACCACTGATACATCTGTCCCATTTGACCCCAATGCAGGATGGAAGAAAGGGGATACCCTCCCAGGGTTTACCAATGATATTCCATTAGAGGGTGGAGCGGACATAAAGGCAAAGGGTGTATGGAAGGACGGGAAGTGGACAGTTGTTATGACAAGGAAGTTAAATACAGGCGATGCACTTGGTGATAAGGTATTAAAGGATGGCGGGGTCTATACAATAGGCACCTCTGTCCATGATGATTTTGTTGGTGGACGTTGGCATTATGTTTCATTCCCATTTGATATAGGATTGGGCGCAAAGGCAGACTATACAGCAACAAAGGTGCAATAAGAAGATTGCTGGTGTAGTTATTCCGGGGGAGATACCTCCATGGTCTCCCTCGGAATATGCTAGTCGTGGGAGGAAAATCAAATGAATAAAGTTTTATTATTTCTTTTTGCAGTAGTTATATGGGCAGCATGGGTATCGTATTCTTATGCAGCACAGGCAAAGGTCAGCGGTTACTATGAGATAAAGGGATTTGCCTATGACAATGTTGACCTTAACAATGCAGTAGATGATGGTGTGTCAAACACAGGGCATGAATTCAGGCTGAATATTGATGTTGAAGAGGGTCCGCCAGAATTCCAGTGCATGGAACCGTGAGATGTTCCTTGTCTTTCCTTTAGGCAGCGCCAAACTCAAGGTAGGCAGGATGTGGGAAGGAGACCCATTTAAAGGGCTCATGTTTATAGATGTAAAGGATGCCCTAACTATTACCTATCCTGTAAATGCGATAAATCTGGTTGCCTCTATTGTTAATATGGATGATGATGCCAATAAAAATGACAACTTCTTTTCACTGGTAGGAACTTATGCGCCTGAAGGCTCTGTATTTAGCGGTTCACTCGGCTTGTATCACCGTGTTACCAATGACAGTTCAACATCAGGAACTTATATAGAGGATAGACCCCAGTATCTTGCAGTCGCACTTGGTATTGC
This window harbors:
- the nrfD gene encoding polysulfide reductase NrfD; this encodes MGMMVYTWFVYRKNQKWAKILGLISIVLAVCTHWYTGVVMQLNPGRDLNHTAMAALIFLTGAFVSGVGFMIFMLYMRNLIVPEEKKYDMDLTIELGRLMGYGIAFDFFLIFSEFLQMRYGTAEEILVLDRVLLGVFIWPFFWGQILIGLAIPLIIVFSPLGKKAWVVALIAGFLTFEGTWGMRVWWVLGGQFLQSFY
- a CDS encoding molybdopterin-dependent oxidoreductase codes for the protein MLRISRRNFIKLGMSTTAALASGVGYSKLLMAKELDLGGRSYNHITAAKERISVGTTCSLCRYYTCGALAFVEEGAVVAMGGNPIHPSSRARLCPLGNTSHLKIHDPDRILFPLKRMGPRGSGKWKRITWDDALNEVAGKVRAALDKGKPEEICLNYGRDETDGAIKRFIHTLGSNSIFNTSCHNKKVGMESTWGAEIETPDFAKTRYIINFGANIFETAYPHARRTAASIRENGAKIVTFDPRLSNTAGRSDEWYPIFPGTDGLVALAMSNVIMQEGLADKGFIDTWTNYPYDGLKTYLQQFTPEMAEEKSGVRADVIKRVAIEFAKAMPGTVFTFRGVSAHLFGVYQERACMLLPIITGNVEIKGGYCLPRTIKLSQPAPSLSAAVSTNPASAEYPLPAAASSHLLPFFIKDGRQKAGVLFNYMSNPVYSSPAASYWRDVLKDEKLVPYTVDFSPFMSETAELADLILPDAVSLERHGIVSVPSTLFPTLDVRQPAVKPIGESMDTRFVLQRIIQSIDPDDKKGFKKQWDFKDGEDWVKKNLEGINLADKYKDLKEKGVLPVYERLDPKIRDIVDKGGKPIEAEYGIYKKPLTQGEMEKAKVDLKKGAVIKDGKTIGIVVNGAKLKGFETPSRKIEIYNKGYEKYGFNPLPTWEDVPAHKGLKDGEMVLVTFKWWCHNSSETANTKFLSETIHSNPAWLNRETAKKMGIKDGSLIRLTTPAGYMITKVKTTEGIHPKVVAVSTSAGHSALGRVASINPKAHNAMWSSGKGDEDIKENLWWKDKGVHPNDIIPVSFDPLGGSQAWSDTVVAVSPAKKGDKYGEIKVDNAVHHAFYKETIRWTYKGDIYKKMIEDREKAKAAPKEEEG
- a CDS encoding NapC/NirT family cytochrome c, with protein sequence MERQGSDKIDKIIEFISKNKVSIIGGGIGAVLILLIAVISFLNHGSVNNPNFCALCHEIKYSYDDYRPYPITKANSGVRVGCAECHPMVFAEYEKSKHFNGRNGLRPGCTSCHEPHTVGKFANFMFVTGPIFTSKPGSGPGGAFWNIAAPMNDKERWEAIRPGLAKRVREGFMKNDSAPCRNCHNTEILVPKRIRGQNAHEKFKSGEKTCIECHYNLVHAEVAWNVDKKKK